A window of the Dictyoglomus sp. genome harbors these coding sequences:
- a CDS encoding tRNA 4-thiouridine(8) synthase ThiI: MKKKARALALLSGGLDSILAVWLILQQKIEVIGINFTTPFFSSEKAIKASKFLNIPLEIIDITEEYLDILKNPKYGYGKNLNPCIDCHALMLKKSFELMKKYEGDFIITGEVLGERPMSQNINSLNIVAKYSGVEDYVLRPLSAKLLPITKPEREGLVEREKLLGIKGRSRKIQLELARNIGLKEIPTPSGGCLLTEKLFSKKLLDLLKNKENITRRDLELLKIGRHFRLSNNIKLIIGRNKDENEKLLSFFSEQDTLFKAKEPSALVLVPDQIIKEKEDKEFIAKIAAYYSDHKMDPEIPVLYKTFYKEEILLVRELLKENLDFLKYNITCK; encoded by the coding sequence ATGAAAAAGAAAGCCAGAGCTTTAGCTCTATTATCAGGAGGATTAGATAGTATCTTGGCCGTTTGGTTAATATTACAACAGAAAATCGAAGTCATTGGAATTAACTTTACTACTCCCTTTTTTAGTTCAGAAAAAGCAATAAAAGCTTCAAAGTTTTTAAATATTCCTTTAGAAATAATTGACATAACTGAAGAATATTTAGATATACTTAAAAATCCTAAATATGGATACGGAAAAAATCTGAACCCTTGTATAGATTGTCATGCTCTTATGCTTAAAAAAAGTTTTGAACTAATGAAAAAATATGAAGGAGATTTTATAATCACAGGAGAAGTTTTAGGAGAAAGACCTATGTCCCAAAATATAAATTCTCTAAATATTGTAGCAAAATATTCAGGAGTAGAAGACTATGTTTTAAGACCCCTTTCCGCAAAACTTCTACCCATAACAAAACCTGAAAGAGAAGGTTTAGTAGAAAGAGAAAAACTTCTTGGTATTAAGGGAAGATCAAGAAAAATACAATTAGAATTGGCAAGAAATATAGGATTAAAGGAAATACCAACTCCTTCTGGAGGATGTCTTTTAACAGAGAAACTCTTTTCTAAGAAATTACTAGATTTATTAAAGAATAAAGAAAATATAACAAGAAGAGACTTAGAATTACTAAAAATCGGTAGACATTTTCGATTATCCAATAATATAAAATTAATTATAGGTAGAAATAAGGATGAAAATGAAAAATTATTAAGCTTTTTTAGCGAACAGGACACTTTATTTAAAGCAAAGGAACCAAGTGCTTTAGTCTTAGTTCCTGATCAGATCATAAAAGAAAAAGAAGATAAAGAATTTATTGCAAAAATAGCTGCATATTATAGCGATCATAAAATGGATCCTGAAATACCTGTTTTATATAAAACATTCTACAAGGAAGAGATTTTATTAGTAAGAGAACTCTTAAAAGAAAATTTAGATTTTTTAAAATATAATATAACATGCAAGTAA